The proteins below come from a single Cricetulus griseus strain 17A/GY chromosome 6, alternate assembly CriGri-PICRH-1.0, whole genome shotgun sequence genomic window:
- the LOC100771186 gene encoding cystatin-S, giving the protein MACPLHAPLLLLTTLMVAVNLSLNPVLGNILLGGIEESSMQEEGAPEALEYAVGKYNENNNDLYLSHVVEVKRVRKQVVAGENFLFDVVLGQTTCTKAQDDLTNCPLNDQAERKLCSFEVYFVPWENKMSLTTSSCHEI; this is encoded by the exons ATGGCCTGTCCGCTCCATGCTCCATTACTCCTGCTCACCACTCTCATGGTGGCTGTGAACCTCAGCCTAAACCCTGTGCTGGGTAACATACTGCTGGGTGGCATAGAGGAGTCCAGTATGCAAGAGGAGGGGGCCCCAGAAGCACTGGAATATGCTGTTGGCAAGTACAATGAAAACAACAATGACTTGTATCTGAGCCATGTTGTGGAAGTGAAAAGAGTCCGAAAGCAG GTCGTGGCTGGAGAGAACTTCCTTTTTGATGTGGTTCTAGGCCAAACCACATGTACAAAGGCCCAAGATGACTTGACCAACTGTCCCTTAAATGATCAGGCTGAG AGAAAATTATGCTCTTTTGAGGTCTATTTTGTGCCATGGGAGAACAAGATGTCCCTGACAACTTCCAGCTGTCATGAAATTTAA